The DNA region CTATCCAGCGAAAACTTAACAATGTTGTTCTTTTGATCTGCCATTACCGAAGCTACTTCCAAACTGCTCTGCAAGCGGCGGCGATCGACGGTCAGCCGCCGTTCAAATTGCTGCGGAATGAGCTGCCGATACGCCGGGTACGCTCCGTCGAGCTTGCGACTGGTCAGCCGGCGATTGCCGAATTCGAACACCACCTGTCGGTCGTCTGCCCGAAACATCACGCGTTCTCCGGGCTCGCACGAACTCAACATCCGCTCCAACTCTCGTAACGCCCGTGCCGGAATCGTAACTGCCAGGGTTGGTCCGGCGCTTGGCGGTACATCTTCTTCACTGGTTGTCTCCACAACGACCAGTCGGTGTCCGTCTGTTGCTGCAAACTCTAACCCGCCCTCCGGCTGGGTCAGATGTACGCCTGTCAACACTTGTTTTGTTTCGTCTGGACTGGCAGCGAACAACGTTGCCGCCAATCCTTCGGCAAGCATTGCTGCTTCCAAGTCGATCGGTTCGCCGGCAACTGCCGGCAGTTCGGGAAACTCCTTTGCACTCGTTCCCCGCAGTTGGTAGCGCCCTGATGTGTGGACGATTGTTCCCAAAACGCCACCTTCAAGCTTGTCCGCCTCAACG from Rubidibacter lacunae KORDI 51-2 includes:
- the dnaN gene encoding DNA polymerase III subunit beta; the protein is MKLTCSQSDLNAHLSSVSRAVPSRPAHPILGNVLLEADEAAQTVKLTAFDHSLGLQASFPAQVSETSAVALPARLLNDLVARLPEGELTLSCAPVEADKLEGGVLGTIVHTSGRYQLRGTSAKEFPELPAVAGEPIDLEAAMLAEGLAATLFAASPDETKQVLTGVHLTQPEGGLEFAATDGHRLVVVETTSEEDVPPSAGPTLAVTIPARALRELERMLSSCEPGERVMFRADDRQVVFEFGNRRLTSRKLDGAYPAYRQLIPQQFERRLTVDRRRLQSSLEVASVMADQKNNIVKFSLDSAGQELSLSVDAQDVGNARESLPAQITGESMDIAFNIRYLMDGLKVLQASEVQIQLNSSTQPAIVTPVGGQKLTYLVMPVQLRK